A stretch of the Dehalococcoidales bacterium genome encodes the following:
- a CDS encoding CoA transferase: protein MIQQALDGISVLDLGEYVSGPYCAKMLAAFGAEVIKVEKPGKGDVARRMGPFPGDEPHPERSGAFLYLNTGKKSITLNLESATGLQIFKELVGTADVLVENFQPGVMASLGLDYTTLESINPRLVMTSITGFGQSGPYRDYKMSSIVGYALSGHQYINGEPDREPLQGPGPQPEYQGGLHGFFGTLAALYSREDTGQGQQVDVSIMECLTGFHQFTIIRYTYGGEIKSRTGNRYESNYPITIYPCKDGHVALSASSLQQQELLYALVGMPELGEDPRFISPLDRIANAEAYDALLMPWFLERTREEVFHTCEQWRVPCAPVTHPGELLSDPHFREREFFVEVEHPETGTLPYPGAPFRMSETPWQTDRAPLLGEHNEEIYCQRLGYSREDLVKLRERGCI from the coding sequence TATGTATCCGGCCCTTACTGCGCCAAGATGCTGGCCGCCTTTGGCGCCGAGGTCATCAAGGTAGAGAAGCCCGGAAAGGGAGACGTAGCCCGCCGGATGGGGCCCTTCCCGGGAGACGAACCCCACCCGGAAAGAAGCGGTGCATTCCTTTACCTGAACACCGGTAAGAAGAGCATTACCCTCAACCTGGAGAGTGCCACCGGACTTCAAATATTCAAGGAGCTGGTTGGGACTGCCGACGTGCTGGTGGAGAACTTCCAACCCGGAGTGATGGCCAGTCTTGGCCTGGATTACACAACCCTGGAGAGCATCAATCCCCGGCTGGTTATGACGTCCATCACCGGATTCGGGCAGAGCGGACCGTATCGCGACTACAAAATGTCCTCCATCGTGGGTTATGCCCTAAGCGGACACCAGTACATCAATGGCGAGCCGGACCGGGAGCCTTTGCAGGGCCCGGGGCCGCAGCCCGAGTACCAGGGTGGCCTGCACGGGTTCTTCGGGACGCTGGCTGCCCTTTACTCCCGGGAGGATACCGGTCAGGGACAACAGGTGGATGTCTCCATCATGGAATGCCTGACCGGATTCCACCAGTTCACCATCATCCGTTATACCTACGGCGGCGAGATAAAGTCGCGCACGGGTAACCGTTACGAGAGTAACTACCCGATAACCATCTATCCCTGCAAAGACGGGCACGTAGCCCTGAGCGCCTCCAGCCTGCAGCAGCAGGAGCTCCTCTATGCTTTGGTAGGTATGCCGGAGCTGGGCGAGGACCCCAGGTTCATCAGCCCCCTGGACCGTATCGCCAATGCCGAAGCCTACGACGCCCTGCTGATGCCCTGGTTCCTGGAACGGACCAGGGAGGAGGTCTTTCACACCTGTGAACAGTGGCGCGTGCCCTGCGCACCGGTAACACATCCCGGAGAGTTACTCAGTGACCCCCACTTCCGGGAAAGGGAGTTCTTTGTGGAGGTGGAACATCCGGAGACAGGGACTCTCCCTTACCCCGGAGCCCCGTTCCGGATGTCCGAAACGCCCTGGCAGACCGACCGCGCACCGTTGCTTGGCGAGCACAACGAAGAGATATACTGTCAGCGCCTGGGCTACAGTAGGGAAGACCTGGTTAAGCTGCGGGAACGAGGTTGCATATGA